The window TCCAGCTGGTTGATCAGTTCCAGCATGGTACGCTGCACCTCATTGTCGCCCCCGGCCCCATCATCGAAACGGGCTCCTAGAAAGTAAAGTCGAGTTGCCAGAAATGTCACACAAGGGGCGGGCAACAATCAGAATGACCTAGGCCCCATTGTGACAGGGAGCTGTGACTCTAGCACTTTCAAGTCTGTAGTCACAATTCAATCGGGACAAAAACCAACCGAGAGATAAGACGACCAACTCAAGGCCTGTATGCATGCATCCTTTCCATCGAATCAGTTGTaagtatagagcacttactgtatgcagagcactgcttgggagagtacaatataacagacaccttccttgcccacgagtTTACCATTTAGATCACAGTCTAAAGCTATCCCAAAAGGCTAGAGTGAGGACCTCTTAAGTTGGAAGAGAATACAAGTTAATTACCTAGCAAAGGGCTGAAAGTTAAGAAAACATGGTACTTCCAGCCTAAGTTGGTTAAAGcatcttttaaaaatggtttgGAATCTTATCCAAGCCCTTTACATTCCCACAATCAACACTATGTTGTAGATACTAAGGTAAGGTTACTCAGTCCTTGAAATTTAAAATCTAGTTTTTGGTTACTAGACAGAACACTGTCTAGTGAGGGAATTGTTCCCTCAATTTCAGTGACTCACCTCTGCTAACATGAATAAGGAACAGCATAACTGGTGAGGTTTTATGTTGAATGTTGGGACAGCTGAGAATGACTCCCCCAAAATGTACATGCACTTACCTCCGATGGCATCGATTTCATCGAAGAATATGAGGCAAGCCTTTTTGGTTCGGGCCATTTCAAAGAGTTCGCGAACCATCCGGGCCCCCTGAGGAGAACGAGAGCAATTTGTCACATGAAATGTAGGTGAAAAATTGGTTTattatatattaaaatatatagCTCACTCCACCTGAATACCATTAATCCAATTCACAAAGTCCTCTCTCCAGGAATGAGCAGTAAATCGATTCAATAGAACCAAGTTCCCATGATTACCCCTTTAGTAGGCTGCATGTTGCTGGGAGATTACTATTTGGTTTTCTTCTAATAGAGCCCACTGcaccaaataagcactcaataaatacttatatTGCTACTGAGCTTGAAAAGTTCCTCATTCAGCATGTCTCCAATCACCAGTGACCAGCGTGACTGGTCCACGCCAATCGGCATTCAGAACCAGTCTTACAGGTTTGGATTGGCAATATCCGGCTGGGCAGACCTGCTAACCTGGGACAaaacctttttcatttttctacatGTCTACTGTCTGGTTACTTTCTGGCTTGTTCTCTTCACACACTAGACTTGTACACAAATTCTCCTTTGGGGGCAAAGGCCATTGTTGGGGGGTGGAAAAAAAGGTTGGAGGTTGGTTTAAAACAAAGCACCACCTCTCAAAATAGGTGAGTAAATGCAATGTGGCTTCAAGTTCGATGGCCCTCGTTGCTGTTTCCCAGACCCAGGGTACAGTCCCCCAATGAGAGGTTTTACGCCCCTTTTGCCACTATCATGGGAGAAGATGACAAACCTTACCTCGCCCACGTATTTCTGCACAAGTTCGGATCCGATAACCCGGATGAAGCAAGCATCAGTCCTGTTTGCCACAGCTCGAGCGCAGAGAGTTTTGCCCGTGCCCGGGGGACCAAAGAGAAGCACGCCTTTTGGGGGTTCAATCCCCAGGTTAACAAACCTCTCGGGctgtgaggaaaggaaaaggtaaaCATTCACTATTTCTGCACACAAGTGAATTTTGTACACACCCTTCTTATATACAAATCTTAAATTCTGTGGTCTACACTACACTTTGAAACCAATTTGAAGGGGTCTACTCCTGTCATCTATGAAATTTTTACACATCTCTTATACCCAAAAGTGAGCTGTCCTTGATCAATGAAGTATCAAAAAGGGCCTGAAGTTTCTCATAATAAAGTCCTGCGTCCTTTCAGATGGCCCATTTCTgtagaaacttttttttaacaattcTATGCAGTTAATGCCAAAAGAAGAGTCATCTTTTTATAGCAACTAACTTTCTGTGGCAAAATTGGCTCATCTTCAATTGTTCTGCATTAAAATAGCTGTTACCACTCTCAATTACATGTCACCTCTTTTTTCTCGCCGTTGGATTAAATAAATTTATTCTAATCTTTCCTCCTGGATCTAGTTTTCAAGTTTGTTGAGCACCTAATTTGTTTGGAAATCAAACTCAAATGATGCCGTGTTGTTTAGGCCCCAAAGTACCGTATTCTAATGTAGATTGCTACCCTGACATTCAGGAGTCAATAAACACCCGCCCCTACCAACTGAAAGTACACTAGAATATCACTTACATGAAGCAAAGGGGTTTCAACCACTTCTCTCAGTTTCTCAATCTGTTCCTTGCAACCACCGACATCACTGTATGTGACATCTGGTTTTTCCTCCACCTGAGGGAGAAAACAAAGAAGGCAGTTGGCTTCCAGTTCAGTGGCTCTAACCACTAACAAATGGACCCACTTCCTGAAAGAAACAAGTTGGAGGCCCATTCAGATTtggataaaaatgaaaattaCCCTTAGCACTTCCACAGCCATCAGATAACTGAACACCAAAATTGGTAGTGGGGAAAGAACTGATGAAAAAAAACACTTTTCTAAACCAATAAAACTCTCCCCAAACCGTTTCACAGGTACGCATGGGTTTGAGCTCAGTGAATCATACATCTGCCATCAATTTTAAATTCCTATCACGAGGGAAGGAATGTGATAATGGGAAGCAAACCCCTTCCTTCTACCTCCTCCAGATAACTCACCTGCATCATAGTAACGGTTGGGTCaatcttgggaggcagaggaatatGAATTTGATACTTGTTTCTGTCCACCCTGAAGGGGAAGCACAAAAGATGTCATTTAGTGATATGATCCCTTACCCCCTAAATCGTAAaattccttggggacagggatcttgtctaccaactctacctcccaaatacttaatacagtactctgcacccagtaagcattcaataaacaccacggatTGTAGTACCGTCTCTTGGCAGATCGGGATCTCACTGttgtgggagaggtgggggcaaAAGGTCAGAGCCAAGTGACAACTCAAGCAATGTGACACACTCTGATCAGGTCTAGAAATTTTCAAGATGGATTAGGTCCTGAATCTGTGAATTGGGTAAGTCAGCATCCTTTTTTGCCATCCCCCACCTACACACAAGGTCTTGTACAAGGGTTTCTTGAGATGAACACAGTTTGGAAAAGCCCAATCATTAACATAGCAGTGGCATTCGCCGAGTCCCTGCTTGGTACTGTGGatggtactaggcgcttgggaaatacaggatAACCAAATGACATGAACCCTGTCCACAAAAGAACTTACAAGAACAGGGAAGATACACATAAAAACATTCACTTTTACAGCAGTCAAAAAACAATGTGAACAAATAAAAATGAGTAATAATAGTTTTACCCCAGAATTACAGTGAGCCAACATTAATGAGAAATAGTATAATTTTATGGGCACTTGGCTCATTTTACTTGTAATTCACAGGCATCTCCACAGGGTCAACTTCACAAAAGTATtaccccctctagaatataaacttattatggacagggaaagtgtctaatcaattctggtgtattgtattctcccaagcacttagtacagtgctctgcacacaggaagtactcaataaatacaactgatgatgatgatatttttataGTGCAGGGGGTGCTgggccgctgacctcttgcccatgtcctgcctctggcctggaatgtcctccctcctcatagccaacagacaatgacactccctcaacttcaaagccttaatgaaggcacacctcctccaagaggccttccctaagccctcctttcctcttctcactcccttctgtgtcatcttgacttgctccctttattcattccccccatccaaaccccacagcacttatgtacctacccataatttaCTAATTATATTTAGTAAATATAATACTAAGTATATTTAGTataataatttacttatttatattaatgcctgtctcttcctatagaccctaagctctttgtgggcagggaacgtgtctgttatatcctTATAcggtactcatccaagtgcttagtacagtgctctgcacacagtaagtgctcaatgaatacaatttacTGACCGATTGATGAAAGGGAAAGTGGAATCCAGAAACGGGGCCAGTGGACTAAATGGAAAAGGCCCTCACCTGTTAATTGACACATGACCTCTACAGAAGTCAGCTGtgtgggaaagggggcagaagaggaagtTCAGCACAGTTCACCACCCATGCTATGACCCGGACCTAATGGTCGAGGAATAAATTAATCCAATCCAAACCCAAATGTGCAATTGGATCCCGGCTTCTTCAAGAAACATGAGACCATCACAGACACCTTACCCAACTCTCATTCCTTCTTCGATGTCAGTAGGCGCCACCTGGTCGCTGAGGTCCACCACAAACTTGGCAAACTGCTTCACGTTGATGATGTACTTTGGGTCCTCGGAGTCGGCGTTGATTATCTTTGTACACCTAGCACAGTAATGGGTCTGATTAGAAGGAGAGAGTACAACTTCTGGTCAaccattattaatttatattactgtctcctctagacttgtaagatggttgtgggcaaggactgtgattcttgtatttttccaagcacttagtacagtgctttgtacacaataagcgctcaataaatacaatagaatgaatgagccAGGTAACGGGAGATTTCACAGTGCACATACTTCTTTGTCTCCCCCAGAACAAGCTGTGCcccacatctgttaaatggttaTTCAAGGAAGCTTTGGAAAAGATAAACGGGGTCTCAGACAGCAAGGGAAGACACCTAAcgagttttgtctttttttttttttttaatggtattcattaagtgcttactaggtgccaggcactgtaccaagctccgggatagatacaagctaatcggattggactccAACCatttcccatgaggggctcacagtcttcatccccattttacagaagagggaactgagtcccagagaagtgaagtgacttgcccaaggtcacagagcagacaactggtggagccaggactagaacccaattcctctgactcccgggcccatgctctatccaatagaccacgtTTCTCCTCCTTAGGGGGAGTCAAATTTGTTTCACAAAAGTTCTGGCCCAGCTAGTCTTAAATGTCTCGAAGGTGCAGTTTCCATACCTTCCGTATGAAAAATTAGTATGATTGAACATCTTACTATAATGAAGTTCCCTATCTATAAAATATGCACTTTGGAacatcagtgctccgcacacagtaagtgctcagtaaatatgactgaatgaatgaatcttatgtCTCAAGAAACCCCTAACGAGATAGCAGTCAACTCATGTCTCTCTCAGTCAATAAGCATTCCTTCCTCTCAATAGATTAGTCCTACCAGCTCACTAATGCTTGTCCCCtttttccactttctctcctgtATAAGTCAGGCAAAGCCAAATCTGGAATGCACTCTAGGAAACCAACACCTGGACCTGGcttgccttccttctcccctcctccctaaaaGCAGCATAGAAAAGAATCCATTTTTCTACACTATATCCCTGGACGGGGGACCTTTTATCTCCAAGGACTACTAAATTCTGTTGGAAGAGCAGTAATTCAAAGGCACAATTACGAGAATTCCAACTGCCATTTCAagaacttaatgttggtatttgttggtatttgttaagcgcttactatgtgccgagcactgttctaagcactggggtagacataggggaatcaggttgtcccacgtggggctcacagtcttaatccccattttacagatgagggaactgaggcacagagaagttaagtgacttgcccacagtcacacagccaagtggcagagctgggattcgaactcatgagccctgactccaaagcccgtgctctttccaatgaaccacgctgcttctcataacttgaccttaccactttcattcattcaatagtatttattgagcgcttactttgtgcagagcactgtactatgcgcttgggatgaacaagtcggcaacagatagagacagtccctgccgtttgacgggcttacagtctaatcgggggagacggacagacaagaacaatggcaataaatagagtcaaggggaagaacatctcgtaaaaacaatggcaactaaacagaatcaaggcgatgtacaattcattaacaaaataaatagggtaacgaaaatactaGTACTAGTACTTTGCTGTACTTTCGTCACCATGGCTACAGCCAAAATAAAGCTTAAAAATATGCTGCTGCCATACTAAAGCAACCATATCCTTCAGTTGGTTGATCACACACCATCCCGTGAGGAAAGTTATTTACAAGAGGAAAGTTATAGAACACAATattgtctcaatcaatcactctcACCTCACTGCAAACACTAAATAACCACCCCTACCCCATGTGAACTGTGCAAGTAGGAACTAGGATaacggcctcagtttcctcatccataaaatggggattaagactgagccctggttggacagagactgtgtccaacctgactaacttgcatgTTCCCTAgcggcttagtaaagtgcctggcacacagtaagggcttaacaaataccattcaaagaaacaaacaaaaaaatagatGCTAAAATAATGACAGTGAAAGAGCTTTATTTGAAGAACTCTTCTCTTCCAACCCTCCCTATGGAAAAGCTCTTCACCCTCCTCATGGCACCAGGGAAATGTTTCACGCCTGTTAACTGCCCAAATACAAAAAACTTTCCCAAGCAAAATTAAAATACCAATCAATTTGAGATTTACACTGGAAAATGCGGCAATACTGGAGGACCTTAGGGAGTCCAATCCAACCCAGGGATGCCAGGAAATCACGTCCAACAGCCCTCTGACCGTACCTTGCGACCTGTAAGGGCTGCTCGCTCTGTAGGGTCTGCTTGTCTGCGGCCAAATCCCAGAGGGCCGGGGGGGCCAGGCCCGTATCTGACTCCTTAATacctggagggaggggcgggtAGAAAGCACATTCATTAAACACTGAGACAGAGGACTCCTCTTCTGTTGGAGAACAACAGTCAATTCAGAGAAGGGCTTTTTTATTTACATCCCACCTAAATACGTTTCAATTCAGCTGGGCACAGAAGCCGTTTCACTCATGCACAAAATGGATGCATGAGGATGGACGGTGagactagatcacactgcttgtaCATACttcgagtcccgtgtgggacatggactgcatccaacctgaatgccttatatctacctcaatgcttagaacggtgcttgacacatagtaagcacttatcacatgccattatcataataatagaaatgccacctcagtgcttagaacagtgcttgatacattataagtacttaagtgccatcattattaatagacatatcacctcagtgcttaggacactgcttgacacatagtaagcgctgaacaaataccactattattaaataGAACTACCACCAAAGAGGGTCAATCCAAATCGTGCATACGTCACCCACACAGTTCACTTTGACAAGGAACATAGACATACCAGTGAGCTCATTGATCTTCTTGAGGAGCTGCTGGATGTCATCTTCCACCTGCTTGATCTGCCTTGAGTAGGTACTCTGGCCCTGGAACGGCAAAAGCATTTGAATTATCCTCCTCTAACCGACATCTCCAATTACTCATtaccaggtcccacctccaatttatggaaccattttgacccctttccttctctctttctcgcctctacactgatccttgaggacttcAATAAACCTGTGGATGTTCCCAACAACGTTTCtgctgcctgcttcctctcactcccctACTCCACCGGCCCCTCGCTCCACTCCACCTCGCCAACTTGGACCCACActtcatctcatcatctctattcACTGTACAATCTCCCATCAACTCTGAAATATCCCCCATGACCACAAGTTCCTgagctgccttctctcccacccccccaccccccaaatctgtTTTTCCAGAAagctctgatcttttgaccccacccAGTTTTCTAAAAGCCATCTTGCCCCACTGCTGTCCTTACCCAACCTACCTTGTCCAAGCCCTCCACTCTGCCTTCTCCACTGAACCCAATTCCCTCGCTTCCCTATCCCTTCGTTGATCTTGCTAACCTGCACGTACACTGTGGAGGAAACCCAGATACCAGGCCTACCTTATCCATCTCAAGCCCACCCTCAATTGTCTTACTCTGCCCCTTCCACCCTTCGCCATCCTTACTGCCTTCCATGCCCATTGCCCGGGCCAGTTGCTTCAGccttttaactccctcttcaaactccCTGGTCCTCTATCCCTACATCTCTTGCTTCTAATGCCCTAACCAtcggcaaagtgctctgcacatggtaagtgctcaacaaatgccactgattgactgactatgatgttatttattaaacacttagggaGGGCCAGGCACTGGGCAGCATATGaaacaatcagattggataacagtcctagtcagtcaactgtatttattaaatgctaactgtgcgcagagcactatactacagacttgggagagtacaatgtaacaatacacatacacactccccgcccacatagagcttacagcctgacatggggctcacaatctacgagTTAGGGGCTGCCAAAGTATTGTGTATTCCATAGTTATTTTAAAGGATCCATATCAACTACCTGAAACACAATCAAGTTACTGAGCTAACCTTTCTAAGTCTTCACAGCAAAGATCTGAAGTGACTTAAAAAACAGTACAGTAGCTTCAAACGAACCCGATACGATCACGTGAATTTCCTGGGTTGGTGTCAAGGCAGGGTCAGGCAAATTAAATTTACACAAAAACTACTATTTAAAAGCAAAGCACTTACATAGGTTTTCAGCAAGGCAATATCTCCTTCATCCAAAGCTAAAAGACAGAGACATAACACATGAGATTTATCGCAGAGAAACTATAACAAcctcatttttccctttaaaGAACATATCCCATacagaaaggcagagaagaaAATATTCCACTCTTTGAATATAACTTGGAATTCCACAGAGCAATGACAGAATGGATTTGTCTTTGtacatgctcgataaatacctgtGATTTAGGACAACTTGCCCTAGAGGGCAAATAAGTTACAGTTACAATCCCCTAGGCAGGAGATTTAACCAAACTGCACCCAGTACCCCAAATACTATTcctttaggtgtttttttttggggggggtacaCCATGgagagatagggactgggtccaagctgattaccttatatttactccagggcgtagaacagtgcctggcacatagtaagggcttaacaaatgtcattattatatcattaaaaatggggttaaatcctTCActctccaatttagattgtgagccccatgtagaacagggactttgtagtgctcagcgcttagaacagggcttggcacacagtaagcacttaacaaatgccatcattattattaattaccttccattcattcaatcgcatttattgagcgcttactatgtgcagagcactgtactaagtgcttggaatgtataattcggcaacagctagagactatccctgcccaacaacgagctcacagtcaaaatgggggagacagacaacaaaacaagacaaaacaagtagtctggcatcaatatcatcaagagaaACAGaatcatatatacacatcattaacaaaattaatagagtcATAGATAATACATACAAacgtgcacaagtgctgtggggaggggaagggggaagagcagagggagccttgcactagcccagcccttagaatagtaagtgcttaataaatacgactgaatgaacaacagtggtcgacacctagtaagcacttatttgatcgtatttattgagcgcttactatgtgcagggcactgtactaagcgcttggaatgtacaattcggcaacagctagagaccatccctgcccaacaacaggctcatagtccaaacgggggagatggacaacaaaacaagacaaaacaagtagtctggcatcaatatcatcaagagaaACAGAATCATTGATACACAtctttaacaaaattaatagagtcatagatatatacaaacacacacaagtgctgtggggaggggaagggggaagagcagagggagccttgcactagcccagcccttagaatagtaagtgcttaataaatacgactgaatgaacaacagtggtcgacacttagtaagcacttatttgatcgtatttattgagcgcttactatgtgcagagcactgtactaagcgcttggaatggtcaactcggcaacagatagagacaatcacttaGCAAACATAATCACTATTCATTATTAAGTTGAAGGTATCGGGGGAAAAGAGGATCCCCCACCCACCTCCGGGGCCTGCCACTGCTTCTGACCAGGACGAGTTgacctccaccccccagcccaagCAGCTCTCGACCAGGCAaagaccccccacccacccccaggcaGATCCAGGCCCCTCCTTTgtcgtcctgatttgctccctttattcctaataataataataatgatgatggtatttgttaaacgcttactctgtgccaagcaccgttctaaacgctggggcagataccaggttatcgggttgccccacgtggggctcaccgccttaatccccattttgcagatgagggaaccgaggcccagtgaagtggcttgcccaaagtcacaagtggcggggccaccctctgctcttcccccttcccctccactgtgctcatttgtatagattatttattagcctatttattttgttaatgagttgtacatccccttgattctatttatcttgatgcggttgtcttgtttttgttttgctctgtttttctttgccgtccctctcccccgtttagagggtgagcccgtcactgggcagggatggtctctgttgccgaactgaccattccaagcgcttagtccagtgctctgcacatagtaagcgctcaatactactgaatgaatgaattagaagccacgagctctga is drawn from Ornithorhynchus anatinus isolate Pmale09 chromosome 13, mOrnAna1.pri.v4, whole genome shotgun sequence and contains these coding sequences:
- the PSMC2 gene encoding 26S proteasome regulatory subunit 7, whose translation is MPDYLGADQRKTKEEEKEDKPIRALDEGDIALLKTYGQSTYSRQIKQVEDDIQQLLKKINELTGIKESDTGLAPPALWDLAADKQTLQSEQPLQVARCTKIINADSEDPKYIINVKQFAKFVVDLSDQVAPTDIEEGMRVGVDRNKYQIHIPLPPKIDPTVTMMQVEEKPDVTYSDVGGCKEQIEKLREVVETPLLHPERFVNLGIEPPKGVLLFGPPGTGKTLCARAVANRTDACFIRVIGSELVQKYVGEGARMVRELFEMARTKKACLIFFDEIDAIGGARFDDGAGGDNEVQRTMLELINQLDGFDPRGNIKVLMATNRPDTLDPALMRPGRLDRKIEFSLPDLEGRTHIFKIHARSMSVERDIRFELLARLCPNSTGAEIRSVCTEAGMFAIRARRKIATEKDFLEAVNKVIKSYAKFSATPRYMTYN